The following are encoded together in the Psychrilyobacter piezotolerans genome:
- a CDS encoding TetR/AcrR family transcriptional regulator produces the protein MQIKKKEVQNKIYQGAMEVFKENGYRGATMKEISKKSKVPIGNIYRYYENKEVLFDDIVFELYSTLKYNHIHEDLKKISSDLNQKPRVFLNNYINLATSKPMEFFILFDSSAGTKYENFLEELVEIRWEKYLAHKRKSGVKDENIDEDFIMILMKSAITSIIDICKKYSNNEKLLRYYLIKFDYFFRSDIGDKLKEVSFHTKN, from the coding sequence GTGCAAATCAAGAAGAAAGAAGTTCAGAATAAGATCTATCAGGGAGCTATGGAAGTTTTTAAAGAAAATGGATATAGGGGAGCAACCATGAAAGAAATATCGAAAAAATCCAAAGTCCCAATTGGAAATATATATCGATATTATGAAAATAAAGAAGTACTTTTTGACGACATAGTCTTTGAACTGTATTCAACTCTTAAATATAACCATATTCATGAGGATCTGAAGAAGATATCCTCTGATTTAAATCAAAAACCCAGGGTATTTTTAAATAATTATATAAATTTAGCTACCTCTAAACCTATGGAATTTTTTATTCTTTTTGACTCCTCTGCAGGAACAAAATATGAGAATTTTTTGGAGGAGCTGGTGGAGATAAGATGGGAAAAATATCTGGCTCATAAAAGAAAAAGCGGTGTTAAGGATGAAAATATCGATGAAGATTTTATTATGATTTTAATGAAATCAGCCATTACCAGTATTATCGACATATGTAAAAAATATAGCAACAATGAAAAATTATTGAGATATTATCTGATTAAATTTGATTATTTTTTTAGGAGTGATATAGGTGATAAACTTAAAGAAGTCAGTTTTCATACCAAAAATTAG
- a CDS encoding anaerobic ribonucleoside triphosphate reductase, which produces MKVVKRDGKKVNFDANKIICAINKAAIASKEDVSTKFALEVVNKIVDLNKDLKVEEIQDLVEKELMKTYPDMAKNYILYRDMRNIERHKRTTIKKSFDGIVTVEKNDINNENANMAGNTPAGQMMTFASETTKDYTHKYLLNPEYSNAHMAGDIHIHDLDYYPTKTSTCVQYDLQKLFTNGFKSKHGKIREPKSVSTYATLATIIFQTNQNEQHGGQAIPAFDFFMAPGVLKSFRRHLRYRSLTFLDADYIEDKNNELKEIINNSITTISVSEDVKNILAEKLGMDMKTVDKLIKIAYADTKNETHQAMEGFIHNLNTMHSRGGNQVVFSSINYGTDFSAEGRMVIEELFKATEEGLGDSETPVFPIQIFKVKTGISFSEKDFELAVNNWAKAAKGELEFETPNFDLFIRACEVTSKRLFPNFVFLDTPFNFHEKWDINDPDRYLYEVATMGCRTRVFENVRGDKTSIGRGNVSFTSINMPRLAIKARKEAVEKLGENSSELETLAVELFHKNVKEMAYFVASQLKDRFEFQGSAVARQFPFMMENGIWDGGQNLNPNDDVRDTFASGTLGIGFIGGHNAMMALYGEGHGKNDKAYNALYKAVSDIKDIAAEKSKEHKLNFSALATPAEGLSGRFTKIDREKFGTFEGVNDRDYYINSFHVDVKEDISSMEKIKREAPFHELTRGGHITYIELDGEAKKNILAIMKIVRAMQQEGIGYGSINHPVDRCKSCGFKGIIECTCPVCGGKEISRTRRITGYLTGDLDGWNSYKQAEEQDRVKHN; this is translated from the coding sequence ATGAAAGTAGTTAAAAGAGATGGTAAAAAAGTTAACTTTGATGCAAATAAGATAATTTGTGCCATAAACAAGGCAGCTATTGCTTCCAAGGAAGATGTCAGTACTAAATTTGCCCTGGAAGTGGTAAATAAAATAGTAGATTTAAATAAAGATCTGAAAGTTGAAGAGATCCAAGATCTTGTAGAAAAAGAATTGATGAAAACATATCCGGATATGGCTAAAAACTATATCTTGTACAGAGATATGAGAAATATAGAGAGACACAAGAGAACGACTATAAAAAAATCTTTCGATGGTATAGTTACTGTGGAAAAAAACGATATAAACAATGAAAATGCAAATATGGCTGGTAATACTCCTGCCGGTCAAATGATGACATTTGCAAGTGAAACTACAAAGGACTATACACATAAATATCTATTGAATCCTGAATATTCAAATGCCCATATGGCTGGAGATATTCATATCCATGACTTAGATTATTATCCTACAAAAACTTCTACCTGCGTACAATACGACTTGCAAAAATTATTTACAAATGGATTTAAATCAAAGCATGGAAAGATCCGTGAGCCTAAATCTGTCTCAACATATGCTACACTGGCAACTATAATATTCCAAACAAACCAAAATGAACAGCATGGCGGTCAGGCTATACCAGCATTTGATTTTTTCATGGCTCCAGGAGTATTGAAATCATTTAGAAGACACCTTAGATACAGATCACTGACATTTTTAGATGCAGATTATATTGAGGACAAAAATAATGAATTAAAAGAGATTATAAATAATTCAATCACTACCATATCTGTCAGTGAAGATGTTAAAAATATATTAGCTGAAAAATTAGGAATGGACATGAAAACTGTCGATAAATTAATTAAAATTGCCTATGCAGATACGAAGAATGAAACCCATCAGGCTATGGAAGGATTTATCCATAACTTAAACACCATGCACTCCAGAGGGGGAAACCAGGTAGTATTCAGTTCTATCAACTATGGTACTGATTTCTCTGCTGAGGGTAGAATGGTTATAGAGGAGTTATTCAAAGCTACTGAAGAAGGATTAGGAGACTCTGAGACACCTGTATTCCCTATTCAAATATTCAAAGTAAAGACAGGAATATCTTTTTCGGAAAAAGACTTTGAATTAGCTGTAAATAACTGGGCAAAAGCAGCTAAGGGAGAGTTAGAGTTTGAAACTCCTAACTTTGATCTCTTTATCAGAGCCTGTGAAGTTACTTCTAAGAGATTATTCCCTAATTTCGTATTCTTAGACACACCGTTTAACTTCCATGAAAAATGGGATATAAATGATCCTGACAGATACTTATATGAAGTAGCTACAATGGGATGCAGAACCAGGGTATTTGAAAATGTCAGAGGAGACAAGACTTCTATTGGCCGTGGAAATGTATCGTTTACATCTATCAACATGCCCAGACTGGCTATCAAAGCCAGAAAGGAAGCTGTAGAAAAATTAGGAGAGAACTCATCGGAACTTGAAACACTGGCTGTAGAGTTATTCCACAAAAACGTAAAGGAGATGGCTTACTTTGTAGCTTCCCAGCTAAAAGACAGGTTTGAATTCCAAGGTTCGGCAGTAGCCAGACAATTCCCGTTTATGATGGAAAACGGTATCTGGGATGGGGGGCAGAACCTGAACCCCAATGATGACGTCAGGGATACCTTTGCATCAGGGACGTTAGGTATAGGATTTATCGGTGGTCATAATGCAATGATGGCTCTCTATGGTGAAGGTCATGGAAAGAACGACAAGGCATATAATGCCCTGTATAAGGCTGTCTCTGACATCAAGGATATTGCTGCAGAAAAGAGTAAGGAACATAAGTTAAATTTCTCAGCTCTGGCAACTCCTGCGGAAGGGTTATCTGGAAGATTTACAAAGATAGACCGTGAGAAGTTTGGTACCTTTGAAGGTGTAAATGACAGGGATTACTATATCAACTCATTCCATGTAGATGTGAAGGAAGATATATCTTCTATGGAAAAGATAAAGAGGGAAGCACCATTTCATGAGCTTACTCGTGGGGGACATATTACATATATAGAGTTAGACGGAGAAGCTAAGAAAAATATCCTGGCTATTATGAAGATAGTTCGTGCTATGCAGCAGGAGGGAATCGGATACGGATCGATCAATCATCCTGTAGACAGATGTAAATCTTGCGGATTCAAAGGAATCATAGAGTGTACATGCCCGGTATGTGGAGGAAAAGAGATATCCAG
- a CDS encoding FtsW/RodA/SpoVE family cell cycle protein: protein MKIKNQSLYGQNSEIEEKIGDRSVNSFIKVRGWILIIATLGLAIFSLLNIASASFYTSMRFYKTEYFFVKRQFLFLLAGIVPLFMGLGINYRWYEKKQAIKLIVILTFILFGVVAIGTAFGIDSLVPIRNGSRRWIDFKIVKLQPSELLKIAYIILIAKGLNACKQRNYKNKDVIYTIFPFVLFFVLSVFFQRDLGTALHYIAISFIMIFFSDIELKHIFKFIAVIVVIGITYGSYAYFIGDDSSYRNRRIKAYVNGVIYDDYDNGDGYQIKQSLIAVGNGGLIGKGLGNGTQKYSYLPEIHTDFIMASVGEEWGFVGVSIMFLTYIIILQIGTTIAKSACDHFGKYLAIGITGYLFSQIIMNVYVVTGLMPVTGIPLPLMSYGGTSLWTTLFSIGVLYNINKHSLKGGSKGANQEERSSE from the coding sequence ATGAAAATAAAAAATCAGAGTTTATATGGACAAAATTCCGAAATAGAAGAAAAAATAGGGGATAGGTCCGTAAATTCCTTTATTAAGGTCAGGGGATGGATACTCATCATAGCTACCCTGGGTTTGGCAATATTCAGTCTTTTAAATATAGCCAGTGCGAGTTTTTATACCTCTATGAGATTTTATAAAACAGAATATTTTTTTGTAAAGAGGCAATTTTTGTTTCTTTTAGCTGGGATAGTCCCCTTATTTATGGGGTTAGGAATTAACTATAGATGGTATGAAAAAAAACAAGCCATTAAACTAATAGTTATCCTTACATTTATTTTATTTGGAGTTGTTGCCATAGGAACGGCCTTTGGGATCGATTCCCTGGTGCCAATTAGGAATGGGAGCAGACGTTGGATAGATTTTAAAATTGTTAAACTGCAGCCCTCTGAGCTGTTAAAAATTGCATATATCATCTTAATCGCCAAGGGACTCAATGCCTGTAAGCAGAGAAATTACAAAAATAAGGATGTGATATACACTATATTTCCATTTGTATTATTCTTTGTTTTATCTGTTTTTTTTCAAAGGGACCTGGGAACAGCCCTGCACTATATAGCTATCTCATTTATCATGATATTTTTTTCAGATATAGAATTGAAACATATATTTAAATTTATCGCTGTAATTGTCGTGATAGGAATAACCTATGGAAGTTATGCATACTTTATAGGAGATGACAGCTCCTATAGAAATAGGAGGATAAAAGCCTATGTAAATGGTGTAATCTATGATGATTATGACAATGGAGACGGGTATCAGATAAAACAATCTCTCATAGCTGTAGGAAATGGCGGACTTATTGGTAAGGGACTGGGAAATGGAACTCAAAAGTACAGTTATCTTCCAGAGATACATACAGATTTTATCATGGCTTCTGTTGGAGAGGAATGGGGATTTGTAGGAGTTTCCATCATGTTTTTAACCTATATAATTATCCTGCAGATAGGAACAACCATTGCAAAATCAGCTTGTGACCACTTTGGTAAATACTTAGCCATTGGAATTACGGGCTACTTATTCAGCCAAATAATAATGAATGTATATGTCGTTACCGGACTTATGCCGGTCACGGGAATACCCCTGCCTCTTATGAGTTATGGCGGGACCTCTCTGTGGACCACCCTGTTTTCTATCGGAGTACTTTACAATATTAACAAACACTCTTTAAAGGGGGGATCGAAAGGTGCAAATCAAGAAGAAAGAAGTTCAGAATAA
- a CDS encoding MetQ/NlpA family ABC transporter substrate-binding protein, with translation MINLKKSVFIPKISLFFLLSLTLFSAPLKIGVGSEFNAELVNFIMEQDETLDIELVRYENDKNLNRDLLNEKIDVNIFQTLDYLNSYNDLNNTSISSIGETYGELMGLYSKKHNSIKSMPIGAVVAVPCDPSNKKRALIFLEKMGLIKLDYGKKITIEGIFSNPFKIEIVGVESSTLPRFLEVADYVILTGGTAFSVGYTPQTDSLFLESFNKKYINVIVSRKKMIKNKKIIEFSELAKSKETKLFILEKYGNNISFF, from the coding sequence GTGATAAACTTAAAGAAGTCAGTTTTCATACCAAAAATTAGTCTGTTCTTCCTCCTTAGTTTAACTTTGTTTTCTGCTCCTCTGAAAATAGGAGTGGGTTCGGAATTTAATGCTGAATTAGTAAATTTTATAATGGAACAGGATGAAACCCTGGATATAGAACTGGTCAGGTATGAAAATGATAAAAATTTAAATAGAGATCTTTTAAATGAAAAAATCGATGTTAATATTTTTCAGACTTTAGATTATCTAAATTCATATAATGACTTAAATAATACCTCCATCAGCTCCATAGGGGAAACCTATGGAGAACTCATGGGGCTCTACTCAAAAAAGCATAATTCCATCAAAAGTATGCCGATAGGAGCTGTCGTAGCTGTTCCTTGTGATCCATCCAATAAAAAGAGAGCATTGATTTTTTTAGAAAAGATGGGACTCATAAAGCTGGATTATGGGAAAAAAATTACAATAGAAGGAATATTCTCCAACCCTTTTAAAATAGAGATTGTAGGAGTTGAGAGTTCCACATTGCCCAGGTTTTTAGAAGTTGCTGACTATGTGATTTTAACTGGAGGGACAGCTTTTAGCGTGGGGTATACTCCGCAAACAGATTCGTTATTTTTGGAGAGTTTTAATAAAAAATATATAAATGTAATAGTTTCCAGGAAAAAAATGATCAAAAATAAAAAAATCATTGAATTTTCTGAGCTGGCCAAAAGCAAGGAGACTAAATTATTTATTTTAGAAAAATATGGAAATAACATAAGTTTTTTTTAA